In a single window of the Podarcis raffonei isolate rPodRaf1 chromosome 14, rPodRaf1.pri, whole genome shotgun sequence genome:
- the PSMG3 gene encoding proteasome assembly chaperone 3, translating into MAARSIVDSKQAEEVVQGIPTEVVCTAFANTILVVVTQYGKMGTLVSVEPNVVADGISSPLLTTKVLLGKDEPLVHICAKHLATSVSQEAGNKPVLLALALKDKSVEGIRILQEVIGRCRVW; encoded by the exons ATGGCCGCAAGATCCATTGTGGACTCCAAGCAGGCTGAGGAGGTGGTGCAGGGCATCCCGACCGAGGTGGTGTGCACAGCCTTCGCCAACACGATCCTGGTGGTGGTGACCCAGTACGGGAAGATGGGGACCCTCGTCTCGGTGGAGCCGAACGTGGTGGCTGACGGCATCAGCAGCCCTTTGCTCACCACAAAAGTCCTGCTTGGCAAAGATGAG CCCCTCGTCCACATCTGTGCAAAACATCTGGCAACGTCGGTCTCTCAGGAAGCTGGGAACAAGCCGGTTCTCCTGGCGTTGGCCTTGAAGGACAAGAGCGTCGAAGGGATACGGATCCTGCAAGAGGTGATTGGCCGATGCCGGGTGTGGTGA